The uncultured Bacteroides sp. DNA segment GTAGGTATTCCTCTGGCATCAATGCTCTATGCTGTGCTTCGGCTTATCTTTAAATGGGAGCCTATGGTTTCGGGCTTGAAAATGACTTTACTCATCTTGTGGGTTGTTAGTTTAGCTACTTTTGTGCTTTGTTTCTCTCAAATGAACTGGAATATACCTTATCTGAATGATGCCGTATTTTATACTTCTATTTGGTAAATAGAGCTTTTAGTTGATTTTATAGGATAAAAGAAATGCGCCCTTTTTGTATATTGGGGCGCATTTCTTTGTTTATAATTAAATCTATTTTCTAAGTTTTAGTATCCACTTGGCTATTTGCAGGCCTTGCGGAGTGTATTTCTGCAGACTTTCCTTGGCTTGCTCTACAATCTTGGGTGATGTTCCTGTCTCATTATCTAAAATGTATTGAGCATATTCCATGCTATATTCGGGGTGTCCTTGGAAGGAAAGAATATGATCGCCAATTAGAAAGGCCTCATTTTCACAAAAATCACTTGTGGCTATCAGTTCTGCCTCAGGAGGTAATTGCACAACCTGATCATTATGATTATAATGAAGACGCATTTCTTTGTCCGGAAAATACTCGAACCCTTTGGGATGCACCACTTTAGAAACTCTTATCCCCGTGCCCCATCCTTTAGTAGATGGTTCAACTTTACCACCTAAGGCTTGCGCAATGACTTGATGTCCAAAGCATACACCTGCCATCGGAGCCTTGGCAGCATCGGCTTGGCGAATAAACTCCAATAGTTTTTTTATCCATGGATCGTCTTCATACGCTCCTGCCCGGCTTCCGGTAATGAGGCAAAGCTCATTCTTCTTAAATTCTTTAGGAAACTCACCTTTCTGAACGTCGAATAGCTGGTACTCGATATCCGTTTCTACTTCATTAAACAGATCGTAAAATAGGGTAGGAAAGCTTTGGATGAAGTCGGGTAAGATGTCTTCAAACCAATCACATACAAGAATATTTATCTTCATAATCTTTCTATTTTTTCAACCATTTATCTAACCATTCGAAGAAAGTGCGTTGCCACAATATTCCATTTTGTGGTTGCAATACCCAATGATTTTCATCCGGATAGATGAGTAGTTCGGCGGGTATCCCTCGCAATATGGCGGCATTGAAAGCCGACATGCCTTGTGAGGCAAGTATACGATAGTCTTTTTCACCGTGAATGCAGAGAATTGGGGTGTCCCATTTATCAACAAATTTATGGGGAGAGTTGGCAAACGTGCGTTGTGCTGTAGCGTTAT contains these protein-coding regions:
- a CDS encoding type 1 glutamine amidotransferase, producing the protein MKINILVCDWFEDILPDFIQSFPTLFYDLFNEVETDIEYQLFDVQKGEFPKEFKKNELCLITGSRAGAYEDDPWIKKLLEFIRQADAAKAPMAGVCFGHQVIAQALGGKVEPSTKGWGTGIRVSKVVHPKGFEYFPDKEMRLHYNHNDQVVQLPPEAELIATSDFCENEAFLIGDHILSFQGHPEYSMEYAQYILDNETGTSPKIVEQAKESLQKYTPQGLQIAKWILKLRK